From the genome of Malus sylvestris chromosome 6, drMalSylv7.2, whole genome shotgun sequence, one region includes:
- the LOC126625421 gene encoding uncharacterized protein LOC126625421, whose translation MAMPPAPHMTSLNFNNIETLTGSNYKKWKEDVEMVLGLMDLDLALREEKPAAITAESAADHKAKFEKWERTNRMSLMIMRKAMAPSVKGGVPKQDNAKAFLAAVGEKFKESDKAETGTFLTQITSMKFDGEGSVREHILKMVDLAQKLKDLEAAQGFL comes from the exons CTCCTCATATGACATCTCTCAATTTCAACAATATTGAGACTCTGACCGGTTCTAACTACAAGAAGTGGAAGGAGGATGTTGAAATGGTTCTTGGCCTTATGGATCTCGATTTGGCATTAAGGGAGGAAAAACCTGCAGCAATTACTGCAGAGAGCGCTGCAGATCATAAGGCAAAGTTTGAAAAGTGGGAGAGAACAAACCGAATGTCCCTGATGATTATGAGGAAGGCTATGGCTCCATCAGTTAAAGGGGGTGTTCCGAAACAAGACAATGCAAAAGCCTTCTTGGCTGCAGTTGGGGAAAAATTTAAAGAATCTGACAAGGCTGAAACTGGGACTTTTCTCACTCAAATTACCTCTATGAAATTTGATGGTGAGGGAAGTGTCAGAGAACACATCCTCAAGATGGTTGATCTTGCTCAGAAATTAAAGGATCTCGAA GCAGCTCAAGGTTTCTTATAA